Proteins co-encoded in one Callospermophilus lateralis isolate mCalLat2 chromosome 2, mCalLat2.hap1, whole genome shotgun sequence genomic window:
- the LOC143391329 gene encoding olfactory receptor 52B4-like: protein MATFNYNDTSHSLFILLGIPGLEDQHTWISLPFFLSYLVSLLGNSLLILVVMTEHSLHEPMYLFLCMLATADLILSTTTVPKALAIFWFHAGEISLDGCVTQIFFIHATFIAESGILLAMAFDRYVAICDPLHYSTVLSHAVITRIGLAVALRSFCVILPDVFLVKRLPFCRSNRLPHTYCEHMAVAKFACADIRVNVWYGLSVLLSTVVLDALLILVSYSLILYAVFHLPSRRAWQKALGTCGSHLGVISMFYLPGIFTIITQRFGHHVPLHTHILLANVCMLAPPMMNPIIYGIKTRQIRERVLSTLSLQWK, encoded by the coding sequence ATGGCAACCTTCAACTACAATGATACCAGCCACTCGCTCTTCATTCTGCTGGGCATCCCCGGCCTGGAAGatcaacacacatggatctctctccccttctttctttcctaccTTGTTTCCCTACTTGGGAATAGCCTCCTCATCCTCGTCGTCATGACGGAACACAGCCTCCATGAACCCATGTACCTGTTCCTCTGCATGTTGGCTACGGCTGACCTCATCCTGTCCACGACCACTGTGCCCAAGGCCCTGGCCATATTCTGGTTTCATGCTGGGGAAATCTCCCTTGATGGTTGTGTCACCCAAATCTTCTTCATCCATGCAACTTTCATTGCTGAATCAGGCATTTTGTTGGCAATGGCATTTGatcgctatgtggccatctgtgACCCCCTGCACTATAGCACAGTGCTCAGCCATGCAGTAATCACAAGGATTGGCCTGGCTGTGGCCTTGAGAAGCTTCTGCGTGATACTCCCGGATGTGTTCCTGGTGAAGAGACTGCCTTTCTGCCGTAGCAATCGGTTGCCGCATACCTACTGTGAGCACATGGCTGTGGCCAAGTTTGCATGTGCTGATATCCGTGTCAATGTTTGGTACGGCTTGTCTGTCCTCCTCTCCACTGTGGTGCTAGATGCCTTGCTCATCTTAGTTTCCTACAGCCTCATCCTTTATGCAGTCTTCCACCTTCCTTCCAGAAGAGCTTGGCAAAAGGCTCTAGGCACATGTGGTTCCCACCTTGGGGTCATTTCCATGTTTTACTTGCCTGGAATTTTTACTATAATTACCCAGAGGTTTGGGCACCACGTTCCTCTCCATACCCACATTCTTCTGGCCAATGTCTGCATGTTGGCCCCTCCCATGATGAATCCCATTATTTATGGGATCAAGACTAGGCAGATTCGAGAGCGTGTGCTCAGTACTTTGTCATTACAGTGGAAGTGA
- the Trim21 gene encoding LOW QUALITY PROTEIN: E3 ubiquitin-protein ligase TRIM21 (The sequence of the model RefSeq protein was modified relative to this genomic sequence to represent the inferred CDS: substituted 1 base at 1 genomic stop codon), protein MASAIPLEMMWEEVTCAICLDPMVDPVNIECGHSFCQECISQVGKDGGSVCPVCRRHFMLRHLRPNRQLANMVENLRRIGQDAKKDTQVARCAVHGEKLHLFCEKDGQALCWVCAQSKKHRDHTMVPIEEAAQEYQEKLQKALEKLRKKQELTEKLEVDLAMKRADWKRQVETHKSRIHAEFMQQKIFLDEEEQRQMQKLEKDEMEQLRILGETEAELARQSQALQELISELEWKSRGTALELLQEVKVVLERSESXNLKKLDIDSPDLRSTCHVPGLKKMLRTYGVYITLDQDTANPWLILSEDRRRVRLGNTRQDVPENEERFDNYPIVLGAQSFNSGKHYWEVDVTGKEAWDLGVCRNSVRRKGRFLVDTENGFWTIWLWNKEKYEAGTCPQTTPLHLQVPPCQVGIFLNYEDGIVSFYNITDHGSLIYTFSECAFTEPLRPFFNPGFNDGGGNAGPLALCPLKTGWSESGVPSQP, encoded by the exons ATGGCCTCGGCAATACCCCTGGAAATGATGTGGGAAGAGGTCACATGCGCTATCTGCCTCGATCCCATGGTGGATCCTGTGAACATCGAATGTGGCCACAGCTTCTGCCAAGAATGCATCTCTCAGGTTGGGAAAGACGGAGGCAGTGTCTGTCCTGTGTGCCGGCGGCACTTTATGCTCAGGCACCTCAGGCCCAACCGGCAGCTAGCCAACATGGTGGAAAACCTTCGACGAATAGGCCAAGATGCCAAGAAAGACACACAGGTAGCGCGTTGTGCTGTGCATGGAGAGAAACTTCATCTATTCTGTGAGAAAGATGGGCAGGCCCTTTGCTGGGTGTGTGCCCAATCCAAGAAACACCGTGACCACACCATGGTCCCTATTGAGGAGGCTGCTCAGGAATACCAG GAGAAGCTCCAAAAGGCATTAGAGAAACTGAGAAAAAAGCAGGAGTTGACCGAGAAGCTGGAAGTGGATCTTGCAATGAAGAGAGCAGACTGGAAG AGGCAGGTTGAGACACACAAATCAAGGATTCATGCAGAGTTTATGCAGCAGAAAATCTTCCTGGATGAAGAAGAACAGAGGCAGATGCAGAAGCTGGAGAAGGATGAGATGGAACAACTTAGAATCCTGGGGGAGACGGAAGCTGAACTGGCCCGGCAAAGCCAGGCCCTGCAAGAGCTGATCTCGGAGCTGGAGTGGAAGAGTCGGGGCACAGCACTGGAGCTCCTGCAG GAGGTGAAAGTTGTCCTGGAAAG GAGTGAGTCCTAGAACCTGAAGAAGCTGGACATTGACTCCCCAGACCTAAGAAGTACCTGTCATGTGCCAGGACTAAAGAAAATGCTGAGGACCTATGGAG TATACATCACTCTGGATCAAGACACAGCCAATCCATGGCTCATCCTTTCAGAGGACAGGAGACGAGTGAGACTTGGAAACACCCGACAGGATGTACCAGAAAATGAAGAGAGATTTGATAATTACCCTATAGTCCTCGGTGCCCAGAGCTTCAACTCTGGAAAACACTACTGGGAGGTAGATGTGACAGGAAAGGAGGCCTGGGACCTGGGGGTCTGCAGAAACTCTGTACGGAGGAAGGGGCGATTTTTGGTCGATACTGAGAATGGTTTCTGGACAATTTGGTTGTGGAACAAAGAAAAGTATGAGGCTGGCACTTGTCCCCAGACTACTCCCCTCCATCTTCAGGTGCCTCCATGCCAAGTTGGGATTTTTTTGAATTATGAGGATGGCATCGTCTCCTTCTATAACATCACTGATCACGGCTCCCTCATCTACACCTTCTCTGAATGTGCCTTCACGGAACCCCTGCGGCCCTTCTTCAACCCTGGTTTCAATGATGGAGGAGGAAATGCAGGCCCTCTGGCCCTCTGTCCACTGAAAACGGGATGGTCAGAATCGGGTGTCCCTTCTCAGCCATGA